Below is a genomic region from Cydia strobilella chromosome 24, ilCydStro3.1, whole genome shotgun sequence.
ttggtcaaaccaaatcgtcagtaaataagaacaaaaaaaactatactcatccttttcttttgagtgctagtactagtgtaagacaaagattagtatgattctctctgtctatgaaatgagacagtcctttgacagacTATACCTAACTTGATAGCAGTAAgtaaatgaaatgttttaagCTAAAAGGACACCCTTATATTTATTAACACTTTGTTAATAAATATAAGGGTGTCCTTTTagcttaaaacaataaatatgaaaatcgcTATTAACATAATCATGTGACTTGTTTGATTGTTactacatatgtaggtatgtagtacAGTTCAGAGACGGGCAAAATTGATTCGAATGACGAATAAGAATAacaaacttattaaataaaaatgtcggATGATTATTCTTACGCGAGTTCGGCGAATAGTTTATTCGTCGAATTAATTGCAACGAATAATTGTTTATTGGAATACCTTATTAACTTTTCTCAGTTTAGAAAGATTTGGCAACTGTGATGTTctgataaatacctataaattgGGTAAATCCAACTGTGATTTTGTTAGGTTTAGGCTAGTTATTTGCTTAGAGGGTCGAATAGATTTAcctgagtttgaagttaagcgacacaattaTATGCGTTGTGAGATTAGCTCTAGAGCAAACAACTGAGGAAATTTGTCTTTCTCTCTCTTTTATATATAGATATCTCTTTCTAGGCCAGGCTAGAAAGCCAATTTGTAACTGCCTTCTTCTGCTCTCGACCACCGTAGCTCTCGGACGGTATCACTCATACGTAAGACCCGTATCTCTATATTTACAGACTGCTATACTGTTTCAAGCACCTGTTTGTATCCTGTACCTGTTTTTTGGAAGAAATATATTCTTTTCATCAGCTTCGTTTGTCTCAATCAAGATCCAAGATCCCTCAGCTACTACACCCCTGGGTCTTACAATACCATTGAATTTAAAGCTAAATTGTCAAATGTAATCCtagctttatcagaagtgttaaaaaataatgtcaCGTATCCGACACTTTTTTGGATTGCCCCACCAGAAGTAAGAAATGATCAAGAAGAATGGCTTAATTCCTTTTGAAGAGAAAACAATAGTCAACGTTTTATATTCATAACGTAACGTTTATTCAAAGGACttaaacacaaattaaacaTAACATTGTTTAAACACTAAATTCCTTATATAATGTCACTGACACTATTAACTTCACCATCGTCACTGTCACCGCTCTCGTCCTCCGGTAGCTGCTCGTCGCAATCGTCAACCGATTCCTCACCCTGGCTCGCCTGCGTGGCGATCACTTCACCGTGTATATCCTTATTTTTCAGATTCCCCATCCAAAACGCTTCCGAACAATTGTTCGCCGCAAGCACAGCCTTCACTTTATACACCAACGTTTCCAACATCTGTCTCATGTAAGGCACTTTACTCATCAGCGCCATGTCTTTTTTTATCCGAGCGTGACAGCAGAGCGACTGGAGAAACCTAGTCGATTGCTGCAAAATCTTTAGCACCTCCAACACCTCCTGcgttttcgttttaaaattCAACTCCATCATAGGAACGCCCTGTGAAATGAAGAGCTTCAAAATTGGTAGAGACTTCTTGAAGAACGCGAGCAAGTTGTTCCTGTTCTCCAAAGTTTTGGCGACGTCCGACATGTACTTTAGGACCGTGGCAACGTCTTTCCAGACTTCCAAGTGCTCGGCATTCGTTAGTCCTTGGTTCAATCGCGTTTTAGCGGCCTCGTGCACTGCCGTACCTAAATTCCTATAAAGTATAGGAAAATTACTCTTATTTATGCACTTGAATGACTCCAACGTATCGTTCTTTCCTTTAAGATTCTGAATTTCTGTATTCAGTTGGAGAGCtagattttttaatgaaatgatcTCGTTATTTGTGAAATAAATTTGGAACAACTTATCAACACTTTGATTGAAAACTACACCCTTTTCTGGTACGCCGTCAAAGGATTTCCATTGTTGGGAAAGGAAATTTTTCGCCATGTCTCTTAGTATCTTTATTAGAATACTACTGCTGGAGTATTCTTGGAAGGTTTTCATCAAATCTATCAAAGACACTGCAGTAgataattgtaaacaatatttCTCATGTTTCTGAAGATATTTAGAGACGCCTAGTAGCAGTTCTTTTAAAGAAACTGCATCAGGATTGTCCTTTGATACAGTTCTCAAAGAAACCTTAAATAAGGCTACATGGTGGTTCCTGAATCCGATCCATTTGAAATATGTAGTCAGGAAGCTGTACATGTATTCCAAGCATGTCAGATATTCTTCGAGGTCTGGGGGGTACAGGAAGCCACTGTCATTTTGGGAATTTTCATTGGAGTTTCTTTCTATATACGCAGTCACTGTTTCCAAATGAGACATCACCTTAGGCAGAACTTTATCGACTGTCTTCGCGCACTcttccgccttttttgcgtcgTAAGCCACGCAGTCTTCTGGTTTAGAGAGGAAAGTAATTCTCTTCACTTTTGAGATGAGAATCTTCTCCAAATTAGCGTTCAGGCACATTAGTAAGAATTTTAAGGATTTCATATTTAGATTCTCCATTCCGTCTGACAGCTCGTTGTTTAACAAATGGAGCAGGTCCAAGCTTAGTTCACGGAGTGGTAACTTGTGGATAGTTTCCAGTTTGTTCTTTATCTGCGCGTTTGGTGTCGGTTGTGTCTTGGCCGTCTCTGGTAATACAGTATCGTTGTGCGCTGGTTTCTTTTGTGGCTTTTGCTTGGGCGCTGGCTTGACTACCCCTCTGTCAGCTGGATTCCCCGTGTACCTGCTAATATTAAAAGTACAAACGGGAGGTTTGTAAGCGATATTCGCTTTTATCAAAACATTTAATATCAACGACTCCATTTCTTGAACTTGGTGAACTCTGCTAAGTATTTTCGGAGTCAAATTGACGTCATTTTGTATCGCAAAAGCGTTCAATAACTCTCTAAACCAATTTGTGCAATGGATTAAGCAATCTAGGACGCCACTGACGGCGGTACTGTCCAGTTCTTCGATTTCGTCGATGTCAAACTCTGGCATGACCACAGGGCACCCTAGCAAGGCGTCAATGGTGGATAGATCTCCCTCATGCTGCCGGGAATGGAGCGTCGCCACCAATCGGAAGAGAGGAGACAGTATGGCTACATTGACTTCCTTCTCGTCCAACGCTATTCCAGCAATATTAATAGCTATAACTTCGTCCATCTCTCCTTCAGCATTGAGACAATATTGCATCGTCAGCTTCAAGTTATTTATGCGAGGTTTATTTATGTTATCGACAATGAAGTTTTGCTGCAAGTCATTGGTGGCGGCGTCGGTGAGCCACGCCAGAAAATTCTTGCTCATGCATGTAGCTGACGATATGACGGCAGACATTTCATCGTAAAACAAGGCTGTCATGTCAGGGTGGTTGGATGCACTTCTGCTGATGAATTCTATTATTTCCGCAGCTTCCCTGAGGTCTCCTGTAGAGAGAAGTGTAGTGGAACTGTAACTGACATCGTCAGGTAACTCTATCGTTGGTTCGTCATCGTCCTTAGCTATGAGGTATTTGATGGCATGTACGCCGGATATAATGCCTTGGATTTTCACTTTAAGTCTCGACGTGCCGAGTTGTTTTCTGATAATAATGTGCATGTCGTATCTTATTACCGAGTTCTCGTAGCTGTAAGCGAGTCCGCAGACGATGTTGACAACGGCTTTGAACTCGTTTAGCGTCATCCTGTCCGTGTAGTCGAGAAGGCTCAGCATCTGCAAGCTCTGAGGCTTCAAGAGACCCATGTCTTTAGCTGCCACATTGTTCAGTATAACCATAGTGTTCATGAGACACTCTTTGCTGTATAAGCCAACATGTAGCAGCTCTGCGGCTATAGTCTGTCTGTCAGGGGCATGCGAGAACATCAGCACGTAAATATGTGACGCTAAAGATATCACTAAAGGCTCCGTATAAATCCGCATCAGAGAATTGGTCAGCCTGATTAAAGTATCGAATTTATCTTTCAAAATAGGCTCGAATTTTTCAAACGCATCGTTGATCAAGGACTCCTTCATAATATTAAGTTTaacctgtttttttattaaagtttctACAAGCTTCTCTTTATCTTCTGATGTTGAATAGAGAATTAAGAGTATGATGAAGTCGATAGGTTTATGGTCAGTGTCAGTTTTACAATTTGAAACTACTTTCAGCCAAgcatttgttatggttttggaACCTACCATGGAGTTTCTAATTGCTGTGGCAGTTAATACTTGGCTTGTGGCTATTTCTTGAGGGGAGGCTAAGGATGTGGGCCAGCCTAGGGCATCTCTTAGTCCTTGGACAATTTCCATGGATAAGCCTTCATTGGCTCCTCCACTAAAAAGGAACTTGACGAAATTAGGATAGTACATACACTTGGGGATATTTTTGACGATGGCTAGAGCTTTTTgctgcagctgactgtattGATCATCAGAGAGGCTGAGATAGGTGAAGCAGTCTAGTATGGCCGGAACTAGGTCTAGGTCTTCACGCAGAATCCTGCTTAGCTCGGTTACTACACTATCAAGTTTTTGATCGACTATGATGTCCGGGATTGCTGAAACAATATGAATATATCTGTTTTGAGaactattacaaatattaaattacttttaattttatctgtctgtaatatatttgtaactaaTTGTAAATCATATCAATAAACCAAGTTAAAAActcaaataaatgtcatatactaaaataagttttttgtcaaaatagttatttacgatacaagtgcggaaaagaggaaattcgaaacgagtggcgataaattaaattaaaacacgaccgcagggagtgttttaaatcgacacgagttgcgaattacctattcgcacgtgtatcgtacaacgttttacagtacatatggccctttaaactttcgacatatgcacgaaaagtgctcttttacgcactagtgcgagaaagttgcaccatatgtactgtaaaaaatatttctgatgcgaacttttatcgctgactgtacttttctttcaagaGGCAACTAATAGTCATTAAGAGAAACCTAACAAACCCCAACACACTGGTTTGCGTTGTTTtttcacagagttcctatggcaaCCTCCCGCGTCCATCACCAGATTAgcttgatggtaccataatattgcactgTCAACCAATTTGCAGTTTGCAATAGGTATTTTACAGGTAACTTTAAATAGGAGAACaacagtaataaaatataagaaacaaggaaaaaaaccggccaagtgcgagtcggactcgcgcacgaagggttccgtaccattacggaaaaaaacagcaaaaaaatcacgtttgttgtatgggagccccatttaaatatttatattattctgtttttagtatttgttgttatagcggcaacagaaatacatcatctgtgaaaatttcaactgtctactatcacggttcatgagatacagcctggtgacagacagacagacagacggacagacggagtcttagtaatagggtcccgtttttaccatttgggtacggaaccctaaaaagggtatCATAAAACCTATCAATTTACAGAACCACAAATTTATTACAGAAAATCACAAAATTTGATATATTAaaccagccattctcaaagtgttcTCCGctgacccctagggctccgcaaagcctctgttggggctccgcgagaatacatgtaataataagaaaaaaaaaccagctCTCCAGTATACATATCTGGTTCAGCCTGATGAACGAAAattttttatttggggctccgtcaaatattttgctATCCAAAAGGGTTCCATCGACAAAAAAGggcgagtcatcgggcgcggagggttg
It encodes:
- the LOC134752339 gene encoding Fanconi anemia group D2 protein yields the protein MSVKRPGISLGSQRKKLCVSETYLHKCLRASGLILKHPPEKCEASEETVKIVRNLEKALKNHINYPRNISELLTDFENECKDQNILQHYVCLNIVRITDENCEGSARVSQSVVKILLSIPALQKKLTDYIFNKAIDLAALNACGPWIQKILRCFSGLDQIVDLQKISTYLLNLLEIASEKPVKLDIIAAIPDIIVDQKLDSVVTELSRILREDLDLVPAILDCFTYLSLSDDQYSQLQQKALAIVKNIPKCMYYPNFVKFLFSGGANEGLSMEIVQGLRDALGWPTSLASPQEIATSQVLTATAIRNSMVGSKTITNAWLKVVSNCKTDTDHKPIDFIILLILYSTSEDKEKLVETLIKKQVKLNIMKESLINDAFEKFEPILKDKFDTLIRLTNSLMRIYTEPLVISLASHIYVLMFSHAPDRQTIAAELLHVGLYSKECLMNTMVILNNVAAKDMGLLKPQSLQMLSLLDYTDRMTLNEFKAVVNIVCGLAYSYENSVIRYDMHIIIRKQLGTSRLKVKIQGIISGVHAIKYLIAKDDDEPTIELPDDVSYSSTTLLSTGDLREAAEIIEFISRSASNHPDMTALFYDEMSAVISSATCMSKNFLAWLTDAATNDLQQNFIVDNINKPRINNLKLTMQYCLNAEGEMDEVIAINIAGIALDEKEVNVAILSPLFRLVATLHSRQHEGDLSTIDALLGCPVVMPEFDIDEIEELDSTAVSGVLDCLIHCTNWFRELLNAFAIQNDVNLTPKILSRVHQVQEMESLILNVLIKANIAYKPPVCTFNISRYTGNPADRGVVKPAPKQKPQKKPAHNDTVLPETAKTQPTPNAQIKNKLETIHKLPLRELSLDLLHLLNNELSDGMENLNMKSLKFLLMCLNANLEKILISKVKRITFLSKPEDCVAYDAKKAEECAKTVDKVLPKVMSHLETVTAYIERNSNENSQNDSGFLYPPDLEEYLTCLEYMYSFLTTYFKWIGFRNHHVALFKVSLRTVSKDNPDAVSLKELLLGVSKYLQKHEKYCLQLSTAVSLIDLMKTFQEYSSSSILIKILRDMAKNFLSQQWKSFDGVPEKGVVFNQSVDKLFQIYFTNNEIISLKNLALQLNTEIQNLKGKNDTLESFKCINKSNFPILYRNLGTAVHEAAKTRLNQGLTNAEHLEVWKDVATVLKYMSDVAKTLENRNNLLAFFKKSLPILKLFISQGVPMMELNFKTKTQEVLEVLKILQQSTRFLQSLCCHARIKKDMALMSKVPYMRQMLETLVYKVKAVLAANNCSEAFWMGNLKNKDIHGEVIATQASQGEESVDDCDEQLPEDESGDSDDGEVNSVSDII